The genomic stretch CCATGTAAAATGCAGTAGCTGCTACTCTAATTATCTGAGAAGAACAAAAGCTAGACTAGCAAATTGGATCAGATCTGTTAGATCTAATGGATTTGATAGCATGTAACTTAGTGAGTACGTAAGATTTTGATCTGAGTTGTCTCTAGTTTATTGTGGCGAGGAGAAAGGATGCACACAAGAGTTTGTGCTTACCTTATCAAACTGCTCAACACGAATTAAGGCTTTCATCAATGTTGTGTATGTTATAACATCAGGCCTCAAACCCTGCAGTATGAAATGCAGAACATAGCAAACTTTCATTACACGCAGATGAATTGCCAAAGACAGCGTGAACAGAAGAACGCGTAATATGAGTATCCGAAACAGATCATAACAAAACAATGACAGAAACACCACTCACATTTTCTTTCATGAACTGCAGCACAGAGAAGGCCTCAACAACCCTTCTGTCTTCACCAAAAGCATTAATCAACGAATTCAACACTAAGATGCTAACCTCCAGACCATCTGCTTTCATAGCCTTGACCACATTTAACGCATGGTCTGCTAAACCCTGCAGATAATCATTGCATGAACCATGATAACccaaaattttaatttgaatAAGATAAATTCACTTAATCTGGCAGAAATATATCGAGCACATTGCAACTGATATGTATACATAACTAAGCAAACTATCATATCATACACTGACTTTAGAAATCGACTACGTAGGTATTGATATCAGAACATATAGGTCCTATCTAATTAGATTGTGCAGGTCTTTTGTTGGCAGAACAATACTGGCTATTATGAAAAGTATCTCAAAAGTACCATCAAGGCTAAGGGTTAGTTATCTCTATCTGGGCATAATCAGGTAGTTACTGAATAATCATTCATAACCACAATGGAAAAAATAAGCCACAATATAAAAAATTTCCTTACCCTTTGAGCATATGCATTGACTAATGCATGGTACATAGTAGGCGATGGCTTCAGGCCATCAGCTTTCATCGCTTCAATGCAATCAATTGCCTCCTTGTACCTACCGGACCTTCCATACACATCCACAAGAGTAGTATATGTGATGATGTTCGGTACCAGTCCCTGCTCCTTCATCTCTGATAGCATTACTTCCACACCCTCCCAACGCTCTTGCTCTCCAAGCAAATTGATCATGATGTTATATGTGGTCGTGCCTGGTGGGCAATTGCTTTCACGCATCTGCTCAAACAGCTCCATTGCCCGGTCATGCCGCCCTCCTTTACGGTGTGCATCAACGAGAGTGTTCCATGTGACAACATCCGGCTCAATCCCTTCTTCTCGCATACGGTCAAACGCATCCATTGCATGCCCCAGGCAGTTGTACTTCCCAAATGTATCTATCATGACATTGTAGAAATGCCGGTCCGGCCTTACCCCACTAGCATGCATCTCTCGGAGCACTGCAAACGCCTTTTGCCAATCTCCCCTGTCACGGAACCCTGCAAGGATCCGGCTGAACACATAAGAGCTTGGTTTCACCCCATCAGCTTCCATCTCCTTGAGCAGTATCCTCGCACTCTCCCACCTCCCAGCCCTTGTGTAAGCGTCCACAAGTAAGCTATAGGTGGCTTCATCTGGCGCGACACCACATTGTGACATTTCGTCGAGCACCTGCTCTGCATTCTTGAGCGACCCAATCCTCACATACCCTTTGAGCAGCGCGTTGTAAGCGCGCGTCCGCGGCTTGATCTCCCCAGCAAGGAAGAACTCGAGGAAGagcgcctccgcctcggcgacGCGCCCCGCAGTGCCAAGCGCGGAAATGAGTGCGGTGGCCGCGTTGGACCGCGGCGTGAGCCCGATGGCCTGCGCGGAGGCGAGGAGCTCAAGCGCGGCGTCCGGGAGCGCCGCCCGCGCGAAGGCCGAGATAAGGTCGGAGAAGAGCGGCGCGTCGGGCTCGAGCCGCGACTCCCTGAGGTCGCCGAGGAGACGCTCTAGAAGTGCGGCGTCGGGCGGGTCCTTGGTGTTGAGCAGCGAGGCGAGGAGGTGCGAGTAGGACGCGAGGTCCGGGAGGAAGTCGTGCTCCCGGAGCAGGCCCAGCAGCCGCAGCGCGACGGCGGGGCgcgaggccgcggcggaggcggcgaggagggagttTAGCAGCAGCGGCGAGGGCGGGTCGGTGAGCGACGGCGGGAAGGAGAGCAGCAGCGAGTGCGGGAGCAGGCGGCCGGAGACGGAGAGCGAGTGGAGCAACGAGGAGAGGAGCAGGTCGAGCGGGAAGcagaggcggtggcggtggaggaagggCAGCAGCGCGAAGGCGAGCGGCAGCGACGCGTCGCTGGCGGCGAGCTCCCGCAGCAGCGCATGCCACTCGTGAGACGGAACGGCCGAGTAGgacgcggcgaggcggcgctcgggcGCCGGAACGGATGCCGGTGGGGACGACGAGGTGAGGGAGGCCGATACAGACGGGGAGGAGAGGTAGGACAGGAGGGGCTCGAAGTCGTAGCGGCTCAAGGGAGCAGgggccgaggaggcggcgggggaggtggtGCAGCCGGCGGGAccgaggcggcgcaggcggtgaGGGAGGAAGGTcgagggaaggagggaggcgGGCATGGTGGTGTGGAGGTGGACGGAGGAGAGCGAGTGGTGGAGGGGCGGGCgcgggagggaggaagggagacgGGGGTTTATCTGGTTTTGTGATATTTTGTCCCCACTTGGCTTCGGGTTGAAGCCAGAACTGCCATGTGGACCCCACCTGTCGGTGTCACAAATGGTAGGATACCGAGGTTCGAGGTTGTATACATGTATTACGTATATAGGGCTAGTGTGTTCTTCTCCTACTTTCATTCCAATTATAATTTTACCCTCATTTTTATCCACTTTATAATTTTACCCTTACTTTTTAAATTTGAAGACAAAATTTACCAATATTCGAGTACATAGTGGTGTCAAATGAGCTAAAAGAAGACATTTACACTTGCAAATATACCCCTATTTTTTAAGAACATGTTTACCCCTATTCGATATGAAATATTTAGAAAGCATTTCCACATAAAAAATTTGCCCCTACTTGTAACGGGATTCCATTTTCTCACTATTACTCAATACAATCTGAATCTTATTAGGGAATAACTAGGCACATAGTATTTCAACGAGGCTAATCATCTTTTAACTTGATGGACTAGAATGAAGCATGCTGCGCCAACTGAGGAGGGCGTACAGGGACGCGGGAGAGCCGCAAAGGACTGGCGCCGCTTGCCTGCTTCGTCACGTGTGCCTTGCTTGGCGCCGGCGCGGACGCCGTTTCTCCTCCGCGAGC from Setaria italica strain Yugu1 chromosome II, Setaria_italica_v2.0, whole genome shotgun sequence encodes the following:
- the LOC101761034 gene encoding pentatricopeptide repeat-containing protein At5g42310, mitochondrial, with amino-acid sequence MPASLLPSTFLPHRLRRLGPAGCTTSPAASSAPAPLSRYDFEPLLSYLSSPSVSASLTSSSPPASVPAPERRLAASYSAVPSHEWHALLRELAASDASLPLAFALLPFLHRHRLCFPLDLLLSSLLHSLSVSGRLLPHSLLLSFPPSLTDPPSPLLLNSLLAASAAASRPAVALRLLGLLREHDFLPDLASYSHLLASLLNTKDPPDAALLERLLGDLRESRLEPDAPLFSDLISAFARAALPDAALELLASAQAIGLTPRSNAATALISALGTAGRVAEAEALFLEFFLAGEIKPRTRAYNALLKGYVRIGSLKNAEQVLDEMSQCGVAPDEATYSLLVDAYTRAGRWESARILLKEMEADGVKPSSYVFSRILAGFRDRGDWQKAFAVLREMHASGVRPDRHFYNVMIDTFGKYNCLGHAMDAFDRMREEGIEPDVVTWNTLVDAHRKGGRHDRAMELFEQMRESNCPPGTTTYNIMINLLGEQERWEGVEVMLSEMKEQGLVPNIITYTTLVDVYGRSGRYKEAIDCIEAMKADGLKPSPTMYHALVNAYAQRGLADHALNVVKAMKADGLEVSILVLNSLINAFGEDRRVVEAFSVLQFMKENGLRPDVITYTTLMKALIRVEQFDKVPVIYEEMITSGCAPDRKARAMLRSALRYMKHMRVA